The window CCATTCCAGGCGGGAGTGACAGGAGATACGGGAGCTGCTGCATACTTCATATCCACATCAGAGGACACGTCCAATGGCATCCTTGATCACCTTGGCACCCGGTACGTCATCACCGATATCGAGATGGACACCGGAAAGTTCTGGGCAATGACAACATGGTATAACAGCACGCTTGCCAACACCCCTTACCAGATGACGCTGCTTACACCCGGGCAGAACAATCCCAACAGTTATGAACCCGTCCTGTTGAACTCGGAGTCCTATTACCATACAACGATATCCCGGCTCCATAACTTTGACGGCTCCCTGACCCCCGCTTCGAAGTTATACTATGTCGAATATGCAGATCCGGAAATCACCCAGATGTCATTGCCGGTAATGACGGATGCTAAAGCAACGAACGCCACAGAAGCAAAACGCCTTGTTGATGAGTATAACCGCAAAGCACCTGCCGGATATCACGCAGTCGCACTGAGTCCTGTAATAACCCTCCCGATAGATACCGTTCCGGCACTGCGTCACTACCGTCTCGTGCATGAATCCCCCAGCAATGTCTTCAATACAAAGACACCGGATGTAAAGTACGTGAAAGTCTTTGAATACGTCAAAGGAGCCCATATCAAGGGAGACGGAATTATCGAAGTCCCGGTAATTTCCAATACGGGCAGGGAATTCACCTACCGGCAGGAGAGTATCAACGGTGAATTCATTGTACCATACGCCACGACAGGAAATCCGTACGATGTAAAGACTGCTGGAAAATACACCGTTATCAGCAGCGGAAAGCAATATGAAGTCCCGGAATCTGCAGTCATGCAGGGAACGGTTATCCAGTAATTCCCGTCAATTTTTTTTTCGTTTAAAAGCCAATCATTTTCAAAGATTGGAAATAATAGTACCGATCAGCAATTATGGTCAGGTGTTCCGCAATTACCGGGGATATTTTCGCCCGGCATGAGATCGAAACCCATGATGAGAGCAGTGCCCGCCTGGATGCAGCGTGTTCAGGATTACCAGAGGGCATACCGACCATTAAACCGGGCATTGCAGCCGAAGAAGATATTCTTCGCGTCCATACCCGTTCACATGTCAATATGATACGCGAATTTTCTTCGCACGGGGGACAGCATTTCATTGACCAGAGCACCTATGTCAACGGGGAGTCATTCGAGGTCGCTTCCTTTGCAACCGGTGCTACGATCGAAGCGGTGCACCGTTCAATCGATGGCGAACATTGTTTTGCCCTTGTCCGCCCTCCAGGGCATCACGCAGAGCCGGACAGGGCGATGGGATTCTGTATTTTTAATAATGCGGCGATTGCAGCATCTGTTGCTCTTGACCGGGTTGATCGCATCGCTATTATTGACTGGGATCTTCATCACGGAAACGGGACACAAAAGATCTTTTACCAAGACGATCGGGTGCTCTATTGCTCCATCCACCAGGGGAATATTTTTCCCCATACCGGCTGGGTAGATGAGATCGGTTCAGGGAACGGAAAAGGGTATACCATCAATGCACCCCTGCGATCAGGATCAACTATTGCAGATTACCGGTGCGTCTTTGAGCGGGTATTCATCCCCGCACTTGAACGGTTCAGGCCGGATGCAGTAATCATCTCTGCGGGCCAGGATGCGCTCTCAGATGACCCGAAAAGCGGTATGCTGTTATGTCCTGGGGATTTTGGCACATTGACCCAAATGGTGCGGGATGCAACAGAACATCCTCTCGCATTAGTCCTTGAAGGGGGATATGGCCCTTCACATGGCGATGCCATCGCAGCCATATTCTCTGCCCTCAACGGATCATCCAATCCTTCAGAATCAAAGGGAGAACCGCACAGAACGACACTGGAGATTGTTGCTGCACTCAATAACCTGACAACCTGATCCGGGTGCGGGCACGAAAAAATTTATAGATTCAGAGATTCATTTCCATCTATGTTATCCGAAGAGGTTGTCCAGGGTATGAGAGTGCGGTACCCGAGAACAGGGACAGCCGGCACTATCCTTCGCATCGAACGCATCCGGGGGGAGGTATTTGCCGAGTTGGACAGTACAAATCTCCTGTACCGTATTGACCAGCTGATCCCGGCATCCAGTTCAGATAAAAAAACTACCGTGACCATAAGTGAAGATGCAAAAAAAATCATTGAACGGGAACAGGCATTTGCTGCGGGAAATGGGATGACAGAAGCGTTAAAAAATATCGATCAGAGTTGTGAGGGCGGGGGTTAAGCCGCTCATCCAATCGTTGACATTTTCTTATTCAATCTCTTTTTTGTGGACCACAGGTATTGCGGTTTTCCTGAAAAATTCCTGATCTGCGGGATTGTATTTATGTATCAGGCGCTCTATATGATGATCAGCTATGCGTCTATACTTTGTGCGATCTGTCTTCACTTCGGTATCTCACGCGGCGCATAATTGAATATTCGTAGTAAGGCCGTCAGGTTGACGATCTTTTATAGAGTAAGGAGGTTCGATTTCATTTGCACGATGTGACAGTTCCCAGTGTCAATATAGGAGTTGTGGGTCATGTCGACCATGGTAAGACCACACTCGTCAATGCGCTTACCGGTACATGGACAGACCGACACAGCGAGGAGGTGAAGCGGGGTATCTCAATCCGGCTCGGATATGCTGACGCGACTTTTTACCGGTGCGATAAGTGTGAAGGAACAGAAGCCTTCTCAACACGCGCCGAATGCCCGACCTGTAGTGGAACCGGTACACCATTCCGCTCCATATCATTTGTTGATGCTCCCGGGCACGAAACACTCATGGCCACGATGCTGTCCGGCTCGGCCCTTATGGACGGGGCGATGCTTGTTATCGCTGCCAGCGAGAAATGCCCGCAGCCCCAGACAAAAGAGCATCTGATGGCACTGGAGCTTGTCGGCATCAAAAATATCGTCATTGTCCAGACCAAAATCGATGTGGTAAGCCAGAAAGAAGCGATCGACAACTACCACGAGATCAAGGCATTTGTCAAGGGCACCATTGCAGAAAATGCGCCCATTGTTCCCGTCTCATCCCAGAAGGGGATCAACATGGGAGCACTCGTGCAGGCTCTTGACAGCACAATTCCTGAACCGGTGCGGGATCCGGATGCGGAACCATTGATGCTGATCGCCCGTTCATTTGACATCAATAAACCCGGCTGTAACTGGAAGGATGTGAAAGGCGGTGTTGTCGGTGGGTCTCTTATCCGGGGCATCCTCCGCGCAGATGAGAAGATCGAGATCCGCCCGGGCAGACAGGTGCAGGTCGAGAACAAGATCAAGTGGATTCCTATCACGACAACGATCACCTCCATCAATGCAGGTTCCAAGCACGTGGAAGCGGCCACTCCCGGAGGGCTCCTCGGGGTGGGCACGAAGCTCGATCCAGCCCTGACCAAGAGCGATGCGCTTGCCGGCCAGGTGCTTGGACACGAGGGCAAGCTTCCCCCGGTCTGGGAGAAGATCCGGTGCAGTGTAACCCTGATGGAGCGGGTTGTTGGCGCTACAAGCGAGCTTATCATCGAGCCGCTCAAGCACAGCGAACCGTTGATGCTCTCAGTCGGTACCGCAGTCACCGTGGGTGTTGTGAGCAATACCAAGAAAGATCATGTTGAGATTGCGCTGAAGCGACCCGTATGTGCAGAGATCGGTTCAAGGATCGCTATCAGCCGGCAGGTGGGAGCACGCTGGCGGTTAATCGGGATGGGTGTGCTGGGCGAGTGATGGTCCTCCTGGACGCCAATGCACTGATGATGCCGGCGCAGTTCCAGGTTGATCTCTTCGATGAGCTTCGGATGCTCGTCGGGGCATTTGACCCGGTGGTTCTCCCCGGAATAATAAAGGAACTCAACGGGTTGTCCCGGGCAAAAGGCCGGGATGGTGCCGCTGCACGCTGCGGCCTTACGCTGGCTGAAAAATGCACCATTGCACAGATCACAGATCTGAAGGCAAACACGGTTGATGAACAGGTAATCGAATATGCAGCCCAAAACAAATGTCTGGTAGTCACCAATGACCGGCGCGTGAGAGATGCGCTGTTTGCACAGGGTATCGGTGTAATTTCATTAAGAAATCAGAAAAAACTGGAGATTTTACGGAGGTAAAAAAATGTATCACAAATTGATGCTTGAGGATAAGGTGCGGGTGCCCCCCCCAAGACTGGGCGAGAAACTCGAAAAAGTGATTCTTGAAGTCCTGCAGGAGCAGCTCGAAGGCAGCATCGACAAGGAGATCGGGATCTTCATCTGCGTAACAAAAGTAAAGGACGTAGGAGAAGGAGAACTCGTTCCCGGTGACGGTGGTGTATACTACGATGTGAAGTTTGAGGCAATGGTCCTCAGGCTCGGGTTACAGGAAGTCATCGAAGGACTGGTTGTCGAAACCACGAGCTTCGGTGCATTCGTGAGCCTCGGTCCCATCGATGCAATGCTCCATGTCAGCCAGATTTCAGACGAGTATATCAACTACGATGAAAAGAACGCCCGACTCATATGCCAGGAATCCAAGAGATTTATTGGCGTAGGCGATGTGGTCCGCGTTCGCGTAGTTACTCTCTCGTTAAACGAACGAGAACCGCGTGACAGCAAGATCGGTCTGACCATGCGCCAGGCGGGCCTTGGCACCGCACTCTGGCTCGAAGAAGACATGAACAAGGAGAAAGAGAAGGCCAACAACCCGGATGGTGCAGTAAAAGAAACGCCGCTGAAATCAAAGGGCAAGAGGAAGGAGCATGCCTCCGGCGAATAAGAAGAAACAAGGGAAGGTCTGCCGTGACTGTCACCGCGTTGTTGAAGGCGAGAACTGTGTCATCTGCGGCACCACCAACTTAAGCGAGGACTGGTCCGGTTACCTCGTTATCATTGATCCGGAAAATTCCGAAGTGGCAAAAAGGATGAATATTAAACTCCCTGGCCGCTACGCACTGAAGGTCCGTTGATGCTCACCCTTCCCGAAGAGCACCGTAAGCTCTTCAAGGAACCATTCGGGGAATTACACCAGAATATCAAGGAGATTATCCCTTTAATCTCCAATGCTACCGTGTACGCGGTGGGTGATGTCGTCACCCACAACCTCCAGCGGAACGGGATCACTCCCGCCATTGCGGTGATTGATGGGCAGACTATGAGATCCCCCTGCAGCCGGATGCCTTCACTTCAGGGGGAGTGCATTAACGTGAAAAATCCCGCCGGGACCATCACTGACGAGTTGATCCAGGCACTCACGTACGCGGTCAACCATCCGCCGGTGACCATCAATGTAGATGGGGAAGAAGACCTCGCAGTTATCCCCCTCATTCTCGCAGCTCCCTTAGGAGCAATCGTGCTCTATGGCCAGCCGCACAAGGGAGTTGTTATGCGCACGGTAAACCGTGAAGCACAAGAGACTGCACAGCAATTCCTTGACCATTTTATACGCTCTGATGCATAATTTCTGATTTCAACCGCAACACGGGCTCTTTTCGTTTCCTGTTATCGTTTTTACCGAGGGATAATATTTCCCCGTATTGGGTCATAGTTTAAATAAACAGGTTTCCAATAATTACAGGATATCGATGGACTTTGAGATCACCAGCGATAAAAGAAATGAGCTTTTATCCAGAAGAGAGGTTCAGTTTACCCTCAAATACGATGGAGCGACCCCCTCCCGCATGCAGATCATCGGCAAACTCTGTGCACTGCTCAACATAAAGGAGCACCAGGTTACTCTTGATACGCTGCACAGCAGCTTCGGTAAAACTGAAATCAGCGGTTCAGCCCGCATCTATGAGACCGAAGAGGTCAGGAACAAGACAGAACGCCCGCACCTTGCAGCGCGCGGCATGCCAAAGCCCAAGGAAGAGGCATAACCATGGCAGCGCCAAAGAAAGGAGCAAAAGCCAAGGGGCCCCAGAGGGGTGCGCACTTCAAGGTTGAAGGCGACAAGATCACCACCGCAAAGAAATACTGCCCGCGCTGCGGACCCGGTATCATGATGGCGGACCACAAGGATCGCCTTACCTGCGGCAAGTGCGGATATACCGAATTCAGAAAATAAGGACCAATGCCTGTTTTTGGGCAGATACTTGGGATTGAGGGAACAGCCTGGAACCTCAGTGCCGCTCTTTTTGATCGCGATCTTATCGCACTGGTTTCACGACCTTACAGCCCGGCAACGGGGGGTATTCACCCCCGGGAAGCGGCCCAGCACCATGCCTCGGAGATGAAGGAGCTGATCGGTTCGGTGCTCACGGAGCCCGATAAGATCACCGGCATTGCTTTTTCCCAAGGCCCGGGGCTCGGTCCCTGCCTGCGGACCGTGGCAACAGCAGCCCGGTCCCTTGCCCTTGCTCTCGACGTTCCCCTCATTGGGGTCAATCACTGCGTTGCCCACGTGGAGATCGGGTGTTTTGCTACCGGCTGCCGCGATCCCATCGTATTGTACGCAAGCGGGGCAAATACCCAGGTAATCGGTTACCTGAACGGCAGGTACCGCATCTTTGGCGAGACACTCGATATCGGCGTAGGTAATGCGCTGGATAAATTCGCCCGGTCAAAAAATCTCCCACACCCCGGAGGCCCCATCATAGAAGCGCAGGGTAAACAGGGGCAGTATATCGAACTCCCGTATACCGTCAAGGGAATGGATCTCGCATTTTCAGGATTAGTCTCTGCGGCAAAGGACAGCAAGGCATCCCTGCCGGATGTCTGCTACAGCCTGCAGGAGACGGCGTTTGCGATGTGCGTGGAAGTGACC of the Methanomicrobiales archaeon HGW-Methanomicrobiales-1 genome contains:
- a CDS encoding histone deacetylase → MVRCSAITGDIFARHEIETHDESSARLDAACSGLPEGIPTIKPGIAAEEDILRVHTRSHVNMIREFSSHGGQHFIDQSTYVNGESFEVASFATGATIEAVHRSIDGEHCFALVRPPGHHAEPDRAMGFCIFNNAAIAASVALDRVDRIAIIDWDLHHGNGTQKIFYQDDRVLYCSIHQGNIFPHTGWVDEIGSGNGKGYTINAPLRSGSTIADYRCVFERVFIPALERFRPDAVIISAGQDALSDDPKSGMLLCPGDFGTLTQMVRDATEHPLALVLEGGYGPSHGDAIAAIFSALNGSSNPSESKGEPHRTTLEIVAALNNLTT
- a CDS encoding DUF2098 domain-containing protein, whose amino-acid sequence is MLSEEVVQGMRVRYPRTGTAGTILRIERIRGEVFAELDSTNLLYRIDQLIPASSSDKKTTVTISEDAKKIIEREQAFAAGNGMTEALKNIDQSCEGGG
- a CDS encoding translation initiation factor IF-2 subunit gamma, with the protein product MHDVTVPSVNIGVVGHVDHGKTTLVNALTGTWTDRHSEEVKRGISIRLGYADATFYRCDKCEGTEAFSTRAECPTCSGTGTPFRSISFVDAPGHETLMATMLSGSALMDGAMLVIAASEKCPQPQTKEHLMALELVGIKNIVIVQTKIDVVSQKEAIDNYHEIKAFVKGTIAENAPIVPVSSQKGINMGALVQALDSTIPEPVRDPDAEPLMLIARSFDINKPGCNWKDVKGGVVGGSLIRGILRADEKIEIRPGRQVQVENKIKWIPITTTITSINAGSKHVEAATPGGLLGVGTKLDPALTKSDALAGQVLGHEGKLPPVWEKIRCSVTLMERVVGATSELIIEPLKHSEPLMLSVGTAVTVGVVSNTKKDHVEIALKRPVCAEIGSRIAISRQVGARWRLIGMGVLGE
- a CDS encoding nucleotide-binding protein, which translates into the protein MMPAQFQVDLFDELRMLVGAFDPVVLPGIIKELNGLSRAKGRDGAAARCGLTLAEKCTIAQITDLKANTVDEQVIEYAAQNKCLVVTNDRRVRDALFAQGIGVISLRNQKKLEILRR
- a CDS encoding DNA-directed RNA polymerase, with the translated sequence MYHKLMLEDKVRVPPPRLGEKLEKVILEVLQEQLEGSIDKEIGIFICVTKVKDVGEGELVPGDGGVYYDVKFEAMVLRLGLQEVIEGLVVETTSFGAFVSLGPIDAMLHVSQISDEYINYDEKNARLICQESKRFIGVGDVVRVRVVTLSLNEREPRDSKIGLTMRQAGLGTALWLEEDMNKEKEKANNPDGAVKETPLKSKGKRKEHASGE
- a CDS encoding DNA-directed RNA polymerase subunit E'' translates to MPPANKKKQGKVCRDCHRVVEGENCVICGTTNLSEDWSGYLVIIDPENSEVAKRMNIKLPGRYALKVR
- a CDS encoding DUF359 domain-containing protein — its product is MLTLPEEHRKLFKEPFGELHQNIKEIIPLISNATVYAVGDVVTHNLQRNGITPAIAVIDGQTMRSPCSRMPSLQGECINVKNPAGTITDELIQALTYAVNHPPVTINVDGEEDLAVIPLILAAPLGAIVLYGQPHKGVVMRTVNREAQETAQQFLDHFIRSDA
- a CDS encoding 30S ribosomal protein S24e, with product MDFEITSDKRNELLSRREVQFTLKYDGATPSRMQIIGKLCALLNIKEHQVTLDTLHSSFGKTEISGSARIYETEEVRNKTERPHLAARGMPKPKEEA
- a CDS encoding 30S ribosomal protein S27ae; protein product: MAAPKKGAKAKGPQRGAHFKVEGDKITTAKKYCPRCGPGIMMADHKDRLTCGKCGYTEFRK